A single genomic interval of Fibrobacter sp. UWB13 harbors:
- a CDS encoding type I restriction endonuclease subunit R has protein sequence MSFTNQSDLMLEDNASKYPAIEVLAKLGYTYISPEDAAQERGTQYNVLLKEILRKQLQKINQFEYNGIAYKFSAENIERAIAELDVPLTEGLVKTSERVYDALMLGKSYQEKLVDGTTKSFNLNYIDWDNFENNVFHVTEEFSCDSWDKQKNARPDIVVFVNGIPFAVIECKAPDISEEKGVEQNIRNQKAEYIPQLFKYVQMVVATNKNAVEYATVGTGKKFWNIWREQDTEWQASLVDQIVAGRVPTEQDKTLISLFEKERLRKFAKYFVVYDANIKKICRYQQFFAVEAIMKTIAENDPAGNRQSGVIWHTQGSGKSLTMVMVSKYILEELSSVSPKVIVVTDRKELDKQIAKTFTHTRLTPARATSGKNLCDLINEGKADVITSIINKFNTVDNQGVKNNSRDIFVLVDESHRSNYGSLATKMRTVFPNACYIGFTGTPLLKNEKNTLHKFGKLIHKYTIKDGVEDKAIVPLIYEGRFVDQKVDEENIDLWFKMVTKKLNKSQIAELKAKWSSIQKLTSSDSRIRRVAIDIYQHFMDGYKESGFKAMLACNFKRDAVRYKQIFDTLCDIRTEVVISAPDMREGHDDVDESSDDLVVSFWNKMMKQYDDADDYEDTLKSQFYDGEIDILIVCSKLLTGYDAPRTQVLYIDKELKDHGLLQAIARTNRLYEGKDFGLIVDYRGLISKLDAAMEVYSGAGLENYDSADIKGVVVDVMACVARLRETYSQLWDIFASVKNRKDTEEIEIFLADTEVRAKFYDALCVFGRAFTMVMNSVKAFAAFERREIEMFRDTFVFFSKIRRSVKIRYADALDNSEYEPQMRNLLDTYMSVKDVQQIYEPIDIMNIGDFDKVVDKLPSDRSKADAIVSHLTKRIKLNRDEDPAFYDSFSKRINTVLEEFKNRILSEKEYLKQIFEVLGDFRRGDTKQKFPEKIAGDLDAQAFYGVAMPVLSEKYNMDSEAIATVSQKITQIVRTHDTVDWKTNIDIHNRIRQDIDDLFYELENDKSIAVDFDDIDKITESVLNVAMRRF, from the coding sequence ATGAGCTTTACAAATCAATCTGACTTGATGCTTGAAGACAATGCAAGCAAGTACCCCGCAATCGAAGTGCTGGCGAAGCTGGGCTATACCTACATTTCGCCCGAAGATGCTGCCCAGGAGCGTGGGACGCAATACAATGTTTTGCTCAAGGAAATCCTCCGCAAACAGCTCCAGAAAATAAACCAGTTTGAATATAATGGCATTGCTTACAAGTTCTCCGCCGAAAATATTGAAAGGGCTATCGCAGAACTTGATGTCCCGTTAACCGAGGGGCTGGTAAAAACGAGCGAACGCGTTTACGATGCCTTGATGCTCGGTAAGAGTTATCAGGAAAAATTGGTGGATGGGACAACGAAAAGTTTCAATCTGAATTATATCGATTGGGACAATTTCGAAAACAATGTTTTCCATGTGACGGAGGAATTCTCTTGCGACAGCTGGGACAAGCAGAAAAACGCCCGCCCCGATATTGTCGTGTTCGTGAATGGAATTCCTTTTGCCGTTATCGAGTGCAAGGCTCCCGATATTTCTGAAGAAAAGGGTGTAGAGCAGAATATCCGCAACCAAAAAGCGGAATATATTCCGCAGCTGTTCAAGTACGTGCAGATGGTTGTCGCAACAAACAAGAATGCGGTCGAGTATGCGACTGTGGGCACCGGGAAAAAATTCTGGAATATATGGCGTGAACAGGATACAGAATGGCAAGCGAGCCTTGTTGATCAGATTGTTGCGGGGCGTGTCCCGACGGAACAGGACAAGACGCTGATTTCGCTGTTCGAAAAAGAACGCTTGCGCAAGTTCGCGAAGTATTTTGTCGTTTACGATGCCAACATCAAAAAGATTTGCCGATACCAGCAGTTCTTTGCGGTAGAGGCGATTATGAAGACCATTGCCGAAAATGACCCGGCAGGCAACCGTCAGAGTGGCGTCATCTGGCATACGCAAGGCTCGGGCAAGTCGCTTACTATGGTGATGGTTTCCAAGTATATTCTTGAAGAGCTGAGTTCGGTAAGCCCCAAAGTGATTGTCGTGACCGACCGTAAGGAACTTGACAAGCAGATTGCAAAGACGTTTACGCACACACGCCTGACGCCGGCCCGTGCTACAAGCGGCAAAAACCTTTGCGACCTGATTAACGAGGGCAAGGCTGACGTCATTACATCGATTATCAACAAGTTCAATACGGTAGATAATCAGGGTGTCAAGAACAATTCCAGGGATATTTTCGTCCTTGTTGATGAAAGCCACCGTTCGAACTACGGCTCGCTTGCTACCAAGATGCGAACGGTATTCCCGAACGCCTGCTACATCGGCTTTACCGGCACGCCGCTTCTGAAAAACGAAAAGAACACCTTGCATAAGTTCGGCAAGCTGATTCACAAATACACGATTAAGGATGGTGTAGAAGACAAGGCGATTGTACCGCTGATTTATGAAGGCCGCTTTGTGGACCAGAAAGTCGATGAAGAAAATATCGATTTGTGGTTCAAGATGGTGACGAAAAAGCTGAACAAATCGCAGATTGCAGAACTGAAAGCAAAATGGAGCAGCATTCAAAAACTTACGTCTAGCGATTCGCGCATTCGGCGTGTGGCAATAGATATTTACCAGCATTTTATGGACGGTTACAAGGAATCGGGATTCAAGGCGATGCTGGCGTGTAATTTCAAACGCGATGCCGTGCGCTACAAGCAAATTTTCGATACCCTTTGCGACATCAGGACGGAGGTAGTCATTTCGGCCCCGGATATGCGCGAAGGTCATGACGATGTTGACGAAAGTTCCGATGACCTTGTCGTAAGCTTCTGGAACAAGATGATGAAGCAGTATGACGATGCCGATGACTACGAGGATACGCTGAAAAGCCAGTTCTACGATGGCGAAATTGACATCTTGATTGTCTGCAGCAAGTTGCTTACGGGTTATGACGCCCCGAGGACGCAGGTCCTTTACATAGACAAGGAACTTAAGGATCATGGGCTGCTACAGGCGATAGCTCGTACGAACCGACTATACGAAGGTAAGGATTTTGGCCTGATTGTAGATTATCGAGGCCTAATTAGCAAGTTGGACGCCGCCATGGAAGTGTATAGCGGTGCCGGACTTGAAAATTACGATTCGGCGGACATCAAGGGCGTTGTCGTCGATGTCATGGCTTGCGTGGCACGCCTCCGCGAAACATACTCGCAGTTGTGGGATATTTTTGCATCTGTCAAGAACAGGAAGGATACGGAAGAGATTGAAATCTTTTTGGCGGATACAGAAGTCCGAGCCAAGTTCTACGATGCTCTCTGCGTTTTTGGTCGCGCTTTTACAATGGTGATGAACTCCGTGAAGGCGTTTGCCGCGTTCGAACGCAGAGAAATCGAAATGTTCCGAGATACATTCGTGTTTTTCTCGAAGATTCGCCGCAGCGTGAAAATCCGCTATGCCGATGCGCTTGACAATTCGGAATACGAACCGCAAATGCGAAACCTGCTGGATACTTATATGTCCGTGAAGGATGTGCAGCAGATTTACGAACCGATTGATATCATGAATATCGGCGATTTCGACAAGGTTGTTGACAAATTGCCGTCGGATAGGTCTAAGGCCGATGCTATCGTATCGCATCTTACAAAACGCATAAAGCTGAACCGCGATGAAGACCCTGCCTTTTATGATAGTTTCTCTAAAAGAATCAATACTGTCTTGGAAGAATTCAAGAATAGGATTCTTTCAGAAAAGGAATACCTCAAGCAAATATTTGAGGTGTTAGGGGATTTCCGTAGAGGCGATACCAAACAGAAGTTCCCGGAAAAGATTGCGGGTGATTTGGATGCGCAAGCATTTTATGGCGTTGCCATGCCTGTACTTTCTGAAAAATACAATATGGATTCCGAAGCTATCGCGACTGTTTCGCAGAAGATAACGCAGATAGTGCGGACTCATGATACCGTTGACTGGAAAACGAATATCGATATCCACAACCGTATTCGCCAGGATATTGACGACTTGTTCTATGAATTGGAAAACGACAAGAGTATTGCAGTAGATTTTGACGACATCGACAAAATCACGGAAAGCGTGCTGAACGTCGCCATGAGGAGATTCTGA
- a CDS encoding M48 family metallopeptidase, which produces MLRTVVVEGKSIGYMLERKPVKNINLRIRADQSVYVSAPKDVNAKTVDAFVSEKSAYILRALKKFKDKNRETVLENNFVNGETVKFLGRNLRLKIKNASRSKVESDESYVTLYVKDVQDADLKKRVLETWLRKKCKDEITAICKKVYPQVKKYGIAFPEIQLREMVSRWGSCSPKKGFVTFNTALIAMPVSCIEYVVTHEFTHFLYPNHSKKFYQQLATFMPDWEERKKRLEG; this is translated from the coding sequence ATGCTCCGCACAGTTGTTGTAGAGGGCAAGTCTATAGGCTACATGCTTGAGCGAAAGCCCGTCAAGAATATAAACCTGCGTATCCGTGCCGACCAAAGCGTGTATGTATCTGCTCCGAAAGATGTAAATGCAAAGACTGTCGATGCATTTGTATCCGAAAAATCAGCGTACATATTGCGCGCACTCAAAAAATTCAAGGACAAAAACCGTGAGACTGTTTTAGAGAACAACTTTGTTAATGGCGAAACGGTCAAGTTCTTGGGCCGCAACTTGCGTCTCAAAATAAAGAATGCATCGCGCAGTAAAGTAGAATCAGACGAAAGTTACGTGACGTTATATGTTAAGGATGTGCAAGATGCCGATTTAAAAAAACGCGTGCTCGAAACATGGCTCCGCAAAAAATGCAAAGACGAAATAACGGCAATTTGCAAGAAGGTTTACCCACAAGTAAAAAAATATGGCATCGCGTTCCCAGAAATCCAGCTCCGCGAAATGGTTTCTCGTTGGGGTTCCTGTTCTCCGAAAAAAGGATTCGTGACATTCAATACTGCACTAATCGCCATGCCAGTGTCGTGCATTGAATATGTAGTTACGCACGAATTTACGCATTTCCTATACCCGAACCATTCCAAAAAGTTCTACCAGCAGCTGGCGACATTCATGCCCGACTGGGAAGAACGTAAAAAACGGCTGGAAGGGTGA
- a CDS encoding phosphatase PAP2 family protein has translation MITLLQKSVFALAICGATLCSFAADAKPYVKADALPNALNFYPAPPETTSVQFMYDISQYMWGKAMRADSARAALAVAQAVETIEDMAKMFSEPFGMEISAKKTPAIMNMLERGIRTLKQVGSQPKRHYMRRRPYDRFNESTLVPAEEERLRTNGSYPSGHTIRAWSMALLLVEVNPAAQDALLKYAYEWGQSRVIAGFHWQSDVDASKVLVSGAFASLHNDETFLADMKKARAEFKKLSAKKK, from the coding sequence ATGATTACACTTCTCCAAAAATCTGTTTTCGCTCTTGCCATTTGCGGAGCAACTCTTTGCAGTTTTGCGGCAGACGCAAAGCCATACGTCAAGGCAGACGCGCTTCCGAACGCGCTCAACTTCTACCCTGCGCCGCCGGAAACAACGTCCGTCCAGTTCATGTACGACATCTCGCAATACATGTGGGGCAAAGCGATGCGAGCGGATTCCGCACGTGCCGCCCTGGCCGTGGCGCAGGCGGTAGAAACGATCGAGGACATGGCCAAGATGTTCAGCGAACCTTTTGGCATGGAAATTTCGGCAAAGAAGACGCCCGCCATCATGAACATGCTCGAACGCGGAATCCGAACGCTTAAGCAGGTGGGGAGCCAGCCCAAAAGGCATTACATGAGACGCCGCCCCTATGACCGCTTCAACGAATCGACTCTTGTCCCTGCCGAAGAAGAGCGGCTGAGAACGAATGGCTCCTACCCGTCGGGACACACCATTCGCGCCTGGTCAATGGCATTGCTCTTGGTCGAGGTGAACCCCGCTGCGCAAGACGCATTGTTGAAGTACGCCTATGAATGGGGTCAAAGTCGCGTGATTGCAGGGTTCCATTGGCAAAGCGATGTTGATGCCTCCAAGGTTCTTGTTTCAGGAGCGTTTGCAAGCTTGCACAACGACGAAACGTTCCTTGCCGACATGAAAAAGGCACGAGCCGAATTCAAGAAGTTATCTGCAAAAAAGAAATAG
- a CDS encoding bile acid:sodium symporter family protein: MRILEKISEFIGKWMAVVVLAIAALSLFAPSTTLWIQLSWVNYLLMVVMFGMGLTLKLSDFALVFMRPKEITIGCAAQFIVMPALAFLLSKAFGLDAALMAGVVLVGTCPGGTASNVITYLSKGDVALSVGMTSVNTLLAPVLTPAITYLLLRTTVNVDVMAMFLSIVKVVLVPIALGFVINKFFGKWTARAIKVLPLVSVVAIAMIVAAVVSHNAAKILSTGAIVFAVVILHNLLGYGCGFGLGKMLKFSTPKTKALSIEIGMQNSGLATSLAATAFSGLAMATVPGAIFSVWHNISGAILANVYRRWDK; the protein is encoded by the coding sequence ATGCGTATTCTTGAAAAAATAAGTGAATTTATTGGCAAGTGGATGGCTGTGGTGGTGCTTGCTATTGCAGCCCTCTCTTTATTTGCCCCAAGCACGACTCTTTGGATCCAACTTTCGTGGGTGAATTACCTTTTGATGGTCGTGATGTTTGGCATGGGGCTTACGCTCAAGTTGAGTGATTTTGCGCTGGTTTTCATGCGACCGAAAGAAATTACGATTGGATGCGCGGCGCAATTTATCGTGATGCCTGCACTTGCTTTTTTACTTTCGAAAGCGTTTGGACTCGATGCAGCTTTAATGGCGGGCGTGGTTCTCGTGGGCACTTGCCCAGGTGGCACTGCGAGTAACGTCATCACTTACCTCTCGAAGGGCGATGTCGCACTTTCTGTCGGCATGACGAGCGTGAATACGCTTCTTGCGCCTGTGCTGACTCCGGCGATTACCTATTTGCTACTCCGAACAACGGTCAATGTCGATGTGATGGCGATGTTCCTCTCCATCGTGAAGGTGGTGCTTGTGCCGATTGCGTTAGGATTTGTTATCAACAAGTTCTTTGGCAAATGGACTGCGCGGGCGATTAAAGTTCTGCCGCTCGTTTCTGTGGTTGCTATTGCGATGATTGTTGCGGCTGTCGTTTCGCACAATGCAGCGAAGATTCTTTCGACGGGCGCTATCGTGTTCGCGGTGGTGATTTTGCACAACTTGCTCGGTTACGGCTGTGGCTTTGGTCTCGGCAAAATGCTCAAGTTCTCTACGCCCAAAACAAAAGCCCTCTCTATTGAAATCGGCATGCAGAATTCCGGGCTTGCTACAAGCCTTGCGGCGACCGCATTCTCTGGCCTTGCCATGGCGACCGTTCCTGGAGCCATTTTCTCCGTATGGCATAACATTTCCGGTGCGATTCTCGCGAATGTTTACCGCCGCTGGGATAAATAG
- a CDS encoding acyltransferase, producing MNSILQTLSKHRSAIMGFAILWIMLFHLRVPTDIDFIDFFRSVGYGGVDIFLFLSGFGLYYSLSRKNFDLKKYYKSRFFRILPEFWIVIGFAFLAQMDFSTRAFYQLICKATTLGYWIGYRDESWFISCIVFLYAIFPVYFKLFKKYGYKASFYFIGAGFSLMLIYALTCILCYNNKNYGGFIILTYARLPIFFIGAIFGHWAKDGCNIRLTKKLKTIGLSSAFIATIILFTFQTYFFYALQTCSLAYLPYIIITPVLCLLLAKFFDKYKTIDKIFTIFGLMSLELYLCHIFIYKLFFDFIDFLDKDSSNILTMLISFFAAYLLYIVNKKVLSRRTHIRIRP from the coding sequence GTGAACAGCATACTTCAGACATTGTCAAAACACAGAAGTGCCATAATGGGCTTTGCCATATTATGGATTATGCTGTTTCATTTGCGAGTCCCTACAGATATAGACTTCATAGATTTTTTCAGGTCCGTCGGTTATGGCGGTGTAGACATTTTCTTATTTTTGTCCGGTTTCGGTCTTTACTATTCCCTATCCAGAAAAAATTTTGATTTAAAGAAATATTATAAGAGCCGTTTTTTCCGCATCCTTCCCGAATTTTGGATTGTGATAGGCTTTGCCTTTTTGGCGCAAATGGATTTTAGCACTAGGGCTTTTTACCAATTGATATGCAAGGCGACAACACTAGGCTACTGGATTGGGTATCGTGACGAATCGTGGTTTATTTCTTGCATAGTGTTCCTATACGCAATATTCCCTGTTTACTTCAAGCTATTCAAAAAATACGGGTATAAAGCATCGTTCTATTTTATCGGAGCGGGATTTTCTTTAATGTTAATCTACGCATTAACTTGTATTCTTTGCTACAACAACAAGAACTACGGGGGATTCATCATATTAACTTACGCAAGGCTCCCGATATTTTTCATAGGTGCAATTTTTGGCCATTGGGCAAAAGACGGTTGCAACATTAGACTCACCAAAAAGCTCAAAACAATAGGTTTATCATCAGCCTTTATCGCGACAATTATTTTATTCACATTCCAGACCTATTTTTTCTACGCCTTGCAAACCTGTTCTCTAGCCTATCTCCCCTACATTATCATAACACCTGTTCTGTGCTTACTTCTTGCAAAATTTTTTGACAAATATAAAACCATTGATAAGATTTTCACCATCTTCGGGCTCATGTCATTGGAATTGTATTTGTGCCACATATTTATATACAAATTATTCTTTGATTTCATAGACTTTTTGGATAAAGATTCTTCGAACATTCTTACCATGCTAATTTCATTTTTTGCGGCATACCTCTTGTACATCGTCAACAAAAAAGTCTTGTCAAGAAGAACCCATATTAGAATTAGGCCCTAA
- a CDS encoding glycoside hydrolase family 44 protein, whose product MKFKQLLCSTAFAISATSALAAQNIIEIDDAHPGVVINKQNMMGADLAIWNPPTRYYDMTPALVDGGYTIFRFPNGSLSNDYHWNGAGKYDSTGLWTPSEESWAPGFLGETIYRGTTKDNYGFIRRSHLADGDKSTMWWGEILDPKDPPWIVIEFPEKKDLDSIIVEWGNLRPKSFELSYWTDEYAEYPGVHQNLENKLKRWGTVKVTSGETKYKFATTRARYVALRFKTTDLPSKGVQIREMKLYSGSDDLLAGNDYKFFAMSTRNGDKPRTDWTNIKWHFEEFMTYINKLPKLVNGQKAQAVICVNAGTGTSKEAAAWVRYANKVKKYNIKQWQIGNELDGEWEESGPLSARQYAARFIEYARAMKAVDPSIILHGPLLSTHKMQQKGAGLMDGKYWMAEFLRIVGEAEKADGKRYLDVVDLHTYPYWAPNNLNAADMLKASLDVAHNADTLNAWMNKYLEGKRRVFLSEFSTSVQGSQIWMDYPQAAGMANIFAQYAVRFGDRFQALPWDAFGNVFEGPDHTWGTISMTALLKEGSWNRWASLEPTAEYYGVYMTFKRFLESGYAVVPVKSTTESVVPYAICKGNSCNVLLVNLTDTKQIVQVDRKSEKKKPSNARVEVDVFGAEQFKWIGDQRDAYPYPKMGPSGRRIEGKNRDIEVPPFGTVVVRMNPAQQNSAPEVLAAALEKKVLVVGDTLDLFVTAVQEGGELAGAEIQIKKWDKNGPLTVRATPDDGKWNSSIESFHLQIPLTEKVSIGNKEIKVTITGKNKKQASFNIPFRVRGAYRTTSVMQNFDNGLDNVSWFPVVNGDNATSMDAKVFNGNPPLGGYIRHDFIVEQPPNLGWPNYSGAYYNVPEEIKNSVGIVFDYATSHNNPQGYIELQIMSSQVEDYDEFMVRLKNTRGNWVRDTLIWENMKQEGWGKTIPQLDPTKIKNFAFRARYSGKGFINLDNIYLLGENGKEVPMPRGLRRLR is encoded by the coding sequence ATGAAATTCAAGCAACTTTTGTGCAGCACGGCCTTCGCAATTTCTGCGACATCTGCGCTTGCCGCACAGAACATCATCGAGATTGACGATGCGCATCCGGGCGTTGTCATCAACAAGCAAAACATGATGGGCGCCGATCTCGCCATCTGGAATCCGCCCACGCGTTATTACGACATGACGCCCGCCCTCGTCGATGGCGGCTACACCATTTTCCGTTTCCCGAACGGAAGCTTGAGCAATGACTACCACTGGAATGGCGCAGGCAAATACGACAGCACTGGACTCTGGACACCAAGCGAAGAAAGTTGGGCTCCGGGATTCCTCGGCGAAACAATTTACCGTGGCACGACCAAAGACAACTACGGATTCATCCGTCGCAGCCACCTTGCCGATGGCGACAAGAGCACTATGTGGTGGGGCGAAATTCTCGATCCAAAAGACCCGCCTTGGATCGTTATTGAATTCCCTGAAAAGAAAGACCTCGATTCCATCATCGTCGAATGGGGCAATCTCCGCCCGAAGTCTTTTGAACTTTCATATTGGACGGACGAATACGCCGAATACCCGGGCGTTCACCAGAATCTCGAAAATAAGTTAAAGAGATGGGGTACCGTCAAGGTCACTAGCGGCGAAACAAAGTACAAGTTCGCCACAACGCGCGCTCGCTATGTAGCGCTCCGCTTCAAGACGACCGACTTGCCGTCTAAAGGCGTGCAAATTCGAGAAATGAAGCTCTATAGCGGTTCTGACGATTTACTCGCCGGGAACGATTACAAGTTCTTCGCGATGTCCACGCGCAACGGCGACAAGCCGCGCACCGACTGGACCAACATCAAATGGCATTTCGAAGAATTCATGACCTACATCAACAAGCTCCCAAAACTTGTCAATGGTCAAAAAGCTCAAGCCGTCATTTGCGTCAACGCAGGCACTGGAACCTCTAAGGAAGCAGCCGCCTGGGTGCGCTACGCCAACAAAGTCAAAAAGTACAACATCAAGCAATGGCAAATCGGCAACGAACTCGACGGCGAATGGGAAGAATCCGGCCCGCTCTCGGCAAGGCAATATGCCGCACGCTTTATCGAATACGCCCGCGCCATGAAGGCTGTTGATCCGAGCATCATTCTGCACGGCCCGCTTCTCAGCACACACAAGATGCAGCAGAAAGGCGCAGGTCTCATGGATGGCAAATACTGGATGGCAGAATTCTTGCGTATCGTCGGTGAAGCCGAAAAGGCCGATGGCAAGCGCTATCTCGATGTCGTTGACTTGCACACTTATCCGTACTGGGCTCCGAACAACTTGAATGCTGCAGACATGCTCAAGGCGAGTCTCGATGTTGCACACAACGCCGACACGCTCAACGCCTGGATGAACAAGTATCTCGAAGGCAAACGTCGCGTATTCCTCTCGGAATTCAGCACGTCCGTGCAAGGCTCTCAAATTTGGATGGACTACCCGCAAGCAGCTGGCATGGCAAACATTTTTGCACAATACGCCGTCCGCTTTGGCGACCGTTTCCAAGCACTCCCATGGGATGCTTTCGGCAACGTGTTTGAAGGTCCAGACCACACTTGGGGTACTATCAGCATGACCGCGCTTTTGAAAGAAGGTTCCTGGAACCGTTGGGCAAGCCTTGAACCTACTGCAGAATATTACGGTGTCTACATGACGTTCAAGCGATTCCTCGAAAGCGGTTACGCCGTCGTTCCTGTCAAGAGCACTACAGAATCAGTCGTGCCATACGCTATTTGCAAAGGCAACAGCTGCAACGTTCTTCTCGTGAACCTCACCGACACCAAGCAAATTGTGCAGGTTGACCGCAAGAGCGAAAAGAAAAAACCGAGCAATGCACGCGTAGAAGTTGACGTGTTTGGTGCAGAACAGTTCAAGTGGATTGGTGACCAGCGCGACGCTTACCCGTACCCGAAAATGGGTCCGAGCGGTCGCCGCATCGAAGGCAAGAACCGCGATATCGAAGTGCCGCCGTTTGGAACTGTCGTTGTCCGCATGAACCCGGCTCAGCAAAACAGCGCTCCCGAAGTTCTCGCTGCAGCACTCGAAAAGAAAGTCCTTGTCGTAGGCGATACGCTTGACCTCTTCGTGACCGCCGTGCAAGAAGGCGGCGAACTCGCCGGTGCAGAAATTCAAATCAAGAAATGGGACAAGAACGGCCCGCTTACGGTTCGTGCAACTCCTGATGACGGCAAATGGAATTCTTCCATCGAAAGTTTCCACTTGCAAATTCCGCTCACAGAAAAAGTCTCGATTGGCAATAAGGAAATCAAAGTCACCATCACAGGCAAGAACAAAAAGCAGGCGTCGTTCAACATTCCGTTCCGCGTCCGCGGCGCTTACCGCACCACAAGCGTGATGCAGAACTTCGACAACGGTTTAGACAACGTATCGTGGTTCCCGGTCGTGAATGGCGACAACGCCACCTCGATGGACGCTAAGGTCTTTAACGGCAACCCGCCTCTCGGCGGCTACATCCGCCACGACTTCATCGTCGAGCAACCGCCTAATCTCGGTTGGCCGAACTACTCCGGAGCCTACTACAACGTGCCGGAAGAAATCAAGAATTCCGTCGGTATCGTTTTCGATTACGCCACATCGCACAACAATCCGCAAGGCTACATCGAACTGCAAATCATGTCGAGCCAGGTCGAAGACTACGACGAATTCATGGTCCGCCTCAAGAATACGCGCGGCAACTGGGTTCGCGATACGCTCATCTGGGAGAACATGAAGCAGGAAGGTTGGGGCAAGACGATTCCGCAACTCGACCCGACCAAGATCAAGAACTTTGCCTTCCGCGCCCGCTATAGCGGCAAGGGATTCATCAACCTCGACAACATCTACTTGCTTGGGGAAAACGGCAAGGAAGTCCCGATGCCAAGAGGTCTGCGGAGACTCCGATAG
- a CDS encoding DUF4423 domain-containing protein: MLNIDEIGDYRDLLKNFFVQKKLEFPLFSYKMMGQKLGLETSQVFRVLNKESHLPAQSIPLSKKLLGLKGRDGELFEILVAASRTKSKAKKDKLYKMALALQDVSLRKLNSNEILFLSRWWIPVVRSIIEINGGKADVHTLVKQITPAVSEDQVKEAIRVLKELKMITPLASERYAVSTVNFTSAGATKVTAIRSYQNQLLTLAQNALVNIPPSERNISSILACVDDECLEDLVEMTCEFRRQVQKRVAEVAEPKKVMQFIFSLYPVADISDKETSKEKARIA; this comes from the coding sequence ATGTTAAACATAGACGAAATTGGCGATTACAGAGATTTACTGAAAAATTTCTTTGTGCAAAAGAAATTGGAATTTCCGCTATTTTCCTATAAGATGATGGGACAAAAACTTGGACTCGAAACGAGCCAGGTTTTCCGTGTATTGAATAAGGAATCCCACCTCCCCGCGCAGAGTATCCCGCTCTCCAAAAAATTGCTCGGACTCAAAGGCCGCGATGGAGAACTTTTTGAGATTTTGGTGGCAGCATCGAGAACCAAATCCAAAGCCAAAAAGGACAAGCTTTACAAGATGGCTCTCGCATTGCAAGACGTGAGCCTCCGCAAGCTGAACTCCAACGAAATTTTATTCCTCAGCCGCTGGTGGATCCCAGTTGTCCGTTCGATTATCGAAATCAACGGAGGCAAGGCGGATGTCCACACCTTGGTCAAGCAGATTACCCCCGCCGTTTCCGAAGACCAAGTCAAAGAAGCAATACGCGTCTTGAAAGAGCTCAAGATGATTACGCCGCTTGCTTCCGAGCGTTACGCCGTTTCGACCGTCAATTTTACATCGGCAGGAGCAACCAAAGTTACCGCCATTCGCAGTTACCAGAATCAACTGCTTACGCTTGCGCAAAACGCGCTCGTCAACATTCCGCCGAGCGAGCGCAACATTTCATCAATTCTCGCTTGCGTCGATGACGAATGTCTTGAAGACCTCGTCGAGATGACTTGTGAATTTCGCAGACAAGTTCAAAAACGCGTTGCCGAAGTTGCAGAGCCCAAGAAAGTCATGCAGTTCATTTTTTCGCTATACCCCGTCGCCGACATTTCTGACAAAGAAACATCTAAAGAAAAAGCGAGGATAGCATGA